The Burkholderia mayonis genome window below encodes:
- a CDS encoding ABC transporter substrate-binding protein, with amino-acid sequence MKIRAIMGALGAAGLLFGAAAAQAAENVTVLHWWTSGGESKAVGALKDDLQKQGYVWKDYAVAGGAGAAAMTALKTKVISGDAPSAAQIKGPLIQEWADQGVLVNIDSAAGDWKQNLPPEIDKIIKYKGNTVAAPFSVHRVNWLYINKAALDKIGAKPPATWPEFFQIADKLKAAGIQPVAMGGQPWQDLTLWEDVVLSQGADFYKKALVDLDQKTLTSDKMLEVFNTVRKIQGYFDTGRNGRDWNLATAMVINGRAGMQFMGDWAKGEFEAAGKKPGKDYICAAVPGTANAYTFNVDSFVFFQQKGQKAATPGQIALAKTIMTPAFQEQFSLLKGSIPVRLGVKMDKFDDCAKKSYADEQTAIKSGGYVPSLAHGMAQGDATAGAITDVVTKFMNSQQDSKSAVAALARAAKVK; translated from the coding sequence ATGAAAATTCGCGCGATCATGGGCGCGCTCGGCGCCGCAGGCCTGTTGTTCGGCGCCGCAGCGGCGCAAGCAGCCGAGAACGTCACGGTGCTGCACTGGTGGACGTCGGGCGGTGAATCGAAGGCGGTCGGCGCACTGAAGGACGACCTGCAGAAGCAGGGCTACGTCTGGAAGGACTACGCGGTCGCAGGCGGCGCGGGCGCTGCGGCGATGACCGCGCTGAAGACGAAGGTCATCAGCGGCGACGCGCCGTCGGCCGCGCAGATCAAGGGGCCGCTGATCCAGGAATGGGCGGACCAAGGCGTGCTCGTGAACATCGATTCCGCCGCGGGCGACTGGAAGCAGAACCTGCCGCCCGAGATCGACAAGATCATCAAATACAAGGGCAACACCGTCGCGGCGCCGTTCTCGGTGCACCGCGTCAACTGGCTCTACATCAACAAGGCCGCGCTCGACAAGATCGGCGCAAAGCCGCCCGCGACGTGGCCCGAATTCTTCCAGATCGCCGACAAGCTGAAGGCGGCGGGCATCCAGCCGGTCGCGATGGGCGGTCAGCCGTGGCAGGACCTGACGCTGTGGGAAGACGTCGTGCTGTCGCAAGGCGCCGACTTCTACAAGAAGGCGCTCGTCGATCTCGACCAGAAGACGCTCACGTCGGACAAGATGCTGGAAGTGTTCAACACGGTCCGCAAGATCCAGGGCTACTTCGACACCGGCCGCAACGGCCGCGACTGGAACCTTGCGACCGCGATGGTCATCAACGGCCGCGCCGGCATGCAGTTCATGGGCGACTGGGCGAAGGGCGAGTTCGAGGCGGCGGGCAAGAAGCCGGGCAAGGACTACATCTGCGCGGCGGTGCCGGGCACGGCGAATGCGTACACGTTCAACGTCGATTCGTTCGTGTTCTTCCAGCAGAAGGGCCAGAAGGCGGCGACGCCCGGCCAGATCGCGCTCGCGAAGACGATCATGACGCCCGCATTCCAGGAGCAGTTCAGCTTGCTGAAGGGCTCGATCCCAGTGCGTCTCGGCGTGAAGATGGACAAGTTCGACGATTGCGCGAAGAAGTCCTACGCTGATGAACAGACGGCGATCAAGTCGGGCGGCTACGTGCCGTCGCTCGCGCATGGGATGGCGCAGGGCGACGCGACGGCGGGCGCGATCACCGACGTCGTGACGAAGTTCATGAACTCGCAGCAGGACTCGAAGAGCGCGGTTGCCGCGCTCGCACGAGCCGCGAAGGTGAAGTAA
- a CDS encoding ABC transporter ATP-binding protein, translating to MASLSIRDVYKTYPNGVPVLKGVDIDIEDGQFLILVGGSGCGKSTLLNMIAGLETVTKGEIRIGDKVVNDLSPKDRDIAMVFQSYALYPSMTVRENISFGLNIRKVAKSEQKQIVDRVAAMLQIEHLLDRKPGQLSGGQRQRVAMGRALARDPSLFLFDEPLSNLDAKLRIEMRAEIKLLHQRLGTTIVYVTHDQIEAMTLGDRIAVMKDGVVQQFGAPQEIYDSPSNLFVAGFIGAPPMNFISGKLVEQGSGVGIELDTGAMRGVLNLPFDVKRMNGHVGRDVILGLRPERITDARSAHNGETSRLQPVDVTVDVTEPTGPDTHVFAQVNGKRIVSRVHPAADPKPQQKLSLLFDVSKAVLFDPSTEARIA from the coding sequence ATGGCAAGCCTTTCCATCCGTGACGTGTACAAGACCTACCCGAACGGGGTGCCCGTCCTCAAGGGCGTCGACATCGACATCGAGGACGGCCAGTTCCTGATTCTCGTCGGCGGTTCGGGCTGCGGGAAGTCGACGCTCCTCAACATGATCGCGGGCCTCGAGACCGTGACGAAGGGCGAGATCCGGATCGGCGACAAGGTCGTCAACGACCTGTCGCCGAAGGATCGCGACATCGCGATGGTGTTCCAGTCGTACGCGCTGTATCCGTCGATGACGGTGCGCGAGAACATCTCGTTCGGCCTCAACATCCGCAAGGTGGCGAAGAGCGAGCAGAAGCAGATCGTCGACCGCGTCGCCGCGATGCTGCAAATCGAGCACCTGCTCGACCGCAAGCCGGGCCAGCTGTCGGGCGGCCAGCGGCAGCGCGTCGCGATGGGCCGCGCGCTCGCGCGCGATCCGTCGCTGTTCCTGTTCGACGAGCCGCTGTCGAACCTCGACGCGAAGCTGCGCATCGAGATGCGCGCCGAGATCAAGCTGCTGCACCAGCGCCTCGGCACGACGATCGTCTACGTGACGCACGACCAGATCGAGGCGATGACGCTCGGTGACCGGATCGCCGTGATGAAGGACGGCGTGGTCCAGCAGTTCGGCGCGCCGCAGGAAATCTACGATTCGCCGTCGAACCTGTTCGTCGCGGGCTTCATCGGCGCGCCGCCGATGAACTTCATCAGCGGCAAGCTCGTCGAGCAGGGGAGCGGCGTCGGCATCGAGCTCGATACGGGCGCGATGCGTGGCGTGCTGAACCTGCCGTTCGACGTGAAGCGGATGAACGGCCACGTCGGCCGCGACGTGATCCTCGGGCTGCGGCCGGAGCGGATCACCGATGCGAGGAGCGCGCACAACGGCGAGACGTCGCGGCTGCAGCCGGTCGACGTGACGGTCGACGTGACCGAGCCGACCGGCCCGGACACGCACGTGTTCGCGCAGGTCAACGGCAAGCGGATCGTGAGCCGCGTGCACCCGGCCGCCGATCCGAAGCCGCAGCAGAAGCTGTCGCTGTTGTTCGACGTGTCGAAGGCGGTGCTGTTCGATCCGTCGACGGAAGCGCGGATCGCGTGA
- a CDS encoding amino acid ABC transporter ATP-binding protein translates to MITLDNVSKWYDKHQVLTDCSAAVSKGEVVVVCGPSGSGKSTLIKTINGLEPFQKGSITVDGARLDDPSVKLAQLRARVGMVFQHFELFPHLSVLDNLTLAQIKVLRRARDDAHDTGLRLLDRVGLKAHARKFPGQLSGGQQQRVAIARALSMNPVAMLFDEPTSALDPEMINEVLDVMVELAREGMTMVCVTHEMGFARKVAHRVLFMDRGVIVEDAASDAFFDAPRSERARDFLDKILH, encoded by the coding sequence ATGATTACTCTCGACAACGTATCGAAGTGGTACGACAAGCATCAGGTCCTCACCGATTGCAGCGCGGCGGTCTCGAAAGGCGAAGTGGTCGTCGTCTGCGGCCCGTCCGGCTCCGGCAAGTCGACACTCATCAAGACGATCAACGGCCTCGAGCCGTTCCAGAAAGGCAGCATCACCGTCGACGGCGCGCGGCTCGACGATCCGTCGGTCAAGCTCGCGCAACTGCGTGCGCGCGTCGGCATGGTGTTCCAGCATTTCGAACTGTTCCCGCACCTGTCCGTTCTCGACAACCTCACGCTCGCGCAGATCAAGGTTCTGCGCCGCGCGAGGGACGACGCGCACGACACCGGGCTGCGCCTGCTCGACCGCGTCGGGCTGAAAGCGCATGCGCGGAAATTCCCCGGCCAATTGTCGGGCGGCCAGCAGCAGCGCGTCGCGATCGCGCGTGCGCTGTCGATGAATCCCGTCGCGATGCTGTTCGACGAACCGACATCCGCGCTCGATCCGGAGATGATCAACGAAGTGCTCGACGTGATGGTCGAGCTCGCTCGCGAAGGGATGACGATGGTCTGCGTCACGCACGAGATGGGCTTTGCGCGCAAGGTCGCGCATCGCGTGCTGTTCATGGATCGCGGCGTGATCGTCGAAGACGCGGCGAGCGACGCGTTCTTCGATGCGCCGCGCTCCGAGCGCGCACGCGACTTCCTCGACAAGATCCTGCACTGA
- the zwf gene encoding glucose-6-phosphate dehydrogenase, which yields MHTDSSFTFVLFGGTGDLSMRKILPALFEAHRANMLSEAGRIVAVARHAADRDGYLQWVDEHVKPHAAKAVGGAFDESVWQGFLERIVYVKLDLGRAEDYALLRDAVGRLSGIRVFYLATGPSLFVPICKALAAAGLNEGARIVLEKPLGYDLRSSNAINDAVGEIFAEDQIYRIDHYLGKEPVQNLLALRFGNALFEPLWRREWVESIQITIAEELGVEARGDFYDNTGALRDMVQNHLLQLLSIVAMEPPHSMDSDSVRDEKLRVLRALKPVDPRDIGKVAVRGQYHAGVIKGAQVPAYATESGVKSDSQTETFVALKVEIENWRWAGVPFFLRTGKRLADRVAEIVVNFRPVPHSALGPTALRAGANRLVIRLQPNESIRLYCLAKQPGEGMNLASVHLDLAFDQFFKEGQMEAYQRLLLDVINGRLALFVRRDEQEAAWRWVEPILNEWARSAKPPKPYAAGTWGPAAASAMLAQHGTCWLEEEN from the coding sequence ATGCATACCGATTCGAGCTTCACCTTCGTTCTCTTCGGCGGCACCGGCGATCTGTCGATGCGCAAGATTCTCCCCGCGCTCTTCGAGGCGCACCGCGCGAACATGCTGTCGGAAGCCGGCAGGATCGTCGCCGTGGCCCGCCATGCGGCGGACCGCGACGGCTACCTGCAATGGGTCGACGAGCACGTGAAGCCGCACGCGGCGAAGGCGGTGGGCGGCGCGTTCGACGAATCCGTCTGGCAGGGCTTCCTCGAGCGCATCGTGTACGTGAAGCTCGACCTCGGCCGCGCGGAGGACTACGCGTTGCTGCGCGATGCGGTCGGCCGGCTGTCGGGCATCCGCGTGTTCTATCTGGCGACGGGCCCGTCGCTCTTCGTGCCGATCTGCAAGGCGCTCGCCGCCGCGGGCCTCAACGAAGGCGCGCGGATCGTGCTCGAGAAGCCGCTTGGCTACGACCTGCGCTCGTCGAACGCGATCAACGACGCAGTCGGCGAGATCTTCGCCGAAGATCAGATCTATCGGATCGACCACTACCTCGGGAAGGAGCCGGTGCAGAACCTGCTCGCGCTGCGCTTCGGCAATGCGCTCTTCGAGCCGCTGTGGCGCCGCGAATGGGTCGAGAGCATCCAGATCACGATCGCCGAGGAGCTCGGCGTCGAAGCCCGCGGCGATTTCTACGACAATACCGGCGCGCTGCGCGACATGGTGCAAAACCACTTGCTGCAGCTTCTGTCGATCGTCGCGATGGAGCCGCCGCACTCGATGGATTCCGATTCGGTCCGCGACGAGAAGCTGCGCGTGTTGCGCGCGCTGAAGCCCGTCGATCCGCGCGACATCGGCAAGGTCGCCGTGCGCGGCCAGTACCACGCGGGCGTGATCAAGGGCGCGCAGGTGCCCGCCTACGCGACCGAGTCCGGCGTGAAGTCCGACAGCCAGACCGAGACGTTCGTCGCGCTGAAGGTCGAGATCGAGAACTGGCGCTGGGCCGGCGTGCCGTTCTTCCTGCGCACCGGCAAGCGGCTCGCCGACCGCGTCGCGGAGATCGTCGTCAACTTCCGTCCGGTGCCGCACTCGGCGCTCGGGCCCACTGCGCTGCGCGCGGGCGCGAACCGCCTCGTGATCCGGCTGCAGCCGAACGAGTCGATTCGTCTGTACTGCCTCGCGAAGCAGCCGGGCGAAGGGATGAATCTCGCGAGCGTGCACCTCGACCTCGCGTTCGACCAGTTCTTCAAGGAAGGCCAGATGGAGGCGTATCAGCGCCTGCTGCTCGACGTGATCAACGGCCGCCTCGCGCTCTTCGTCCGTCGTGACGAACAGGAAGCCGCATGGCGCTGGGTCGAGCCGATCCTGAACGAATGGGCGCGCTCGGCGAAGCCGCCGAAGCCGTACGCGGCCGGCACCTGGGGCCCCGCCGCCGCGAGCGCGATGCTCGCGCAGCACGGCACCTGCTGGCTCGAAGAAGAAAACTGA
- a CDS encoding carbohydrate ABC transporter permease, with protein sequence MQPKMTISRAVIYAALILFALYFLFPIYVMLSTSFKDLDQLRTGNLLTPPSNWTFSPWVKAWSEACTGVRCDGMKPFFFNSIKMVIPAVLISSLIGAFNGYVLTHWRFRGADALFTMLLVGCFIPFQVILLPMARLQGFFGMANTIPGLVFVHVVYGIAFTTMFFRNFYVSVPAELVKAARIDGAGFFTIFTKILLPVSLPIFMVCLIWQFTQIWNDFLFGIVFSGVDSMPITVALNNLVNTSTGVKEYNVDMAGAIIAALPTLLVYVIAGRYFVRGLTAGAVKG encoded by the coding sequence ATGCAGCCTAAGATGACCATCAGCCGGGCAGTCATTTACGCGGCGCTGATCCTGTTCGCGTTGTACTTCCTGTTTCCGATCTACGTGATGCTGTCGACGTCGTTCAAGGACCTCGACCAGCTGCGCACCGGCAACCTGCTGACGCCGCCGTCGAACTGGACTTTCTCGCCGTGGGTGAAGGCGTGGAGCGAGGCGTGCACCGGCGTGCGCTGCGACGGGATGAAGCCGTTCTTCTTCAATTCGATCAAGATGGTGATTCCGGCCGTGCTGATCTCGTCGCTGATCGGCGCGTTCAACGGCTATGTGCTCACGCACTGGCGCTTCCGCGGCGCGGACGCGCTCTTCACGATGCTGCTCGTCGGCTGCTTCATCCCGTTCCAGGTGATCCTGCTGCCGATGGCGCGGCTGCAGGGCTTCTTCGGAATGGCCAACACGATTCCCGGCCTCGTGTTCGTGCACGTCGTGTACGGAATCGCGTTCACGACGATGTTCTTCCGCAACTTCTACGTGAGCGTGCCGGCCGAGCTCGTGAAGGCGGCGCGCATCGACGGCGCGGGCTTCTTCACGATCTTCACGAAGATCCTGCTGCCCGTGTCGCTGCCGATCTTCATGGTGTGCCTGATCTGGCAGTTCACGCAGATCTGGAACGACTTCCTGTTCGGGATCGTGTTCTCGGGCGTCGATTCGATGCCGATCACGGTCGCGCTGAACAACCTCGTCAACACGTCGACGGGCGTGAAGGAATACAACGTCGACATGGCGGGCGCGATCATCGCCGCGCTGCCGACGCTCCTCGTCTACGTGATCGCCGGCCGCTACTTCGTGCGCGGCCTGACGGCGGGCGCGGTCAAGGGGTGA
- a CDS encoding bifunctional transcriptional regulator/glucokinase, with translation MSTGAQTNVAAASQHADGPRLLADVGGTNARFALETGPGEITQIRVYPGADYPTLTDAIRKYLKDVKIGRVNHAAIAIANPVDGDQVRMTNHNWSFSIEATRRALGFDTLLVVNDFTALAMALPGLTDAQRVQIGGGARRQNSVIGLMGPGTGLGVSGLIPADDRWIALGSEGGHATFAPMDEREDLVLQYARRKYPHVSFERVCAGPGMEIIYRALAARDKKRAAANVDTADIVERAHAGDALALEAVKCFCGILGTFAGNLAVTLGALGGIYIGGGVVPKLGELFMRSPFRARFEAKGRFETYLANIPTYLITAEYPAFLGVSAILAEQLSNRTGGASSAVFERIRQMRDALTPAERRVADLALNHPRSIINDPIVDIARKADVSQPTVIRFCRSLGCQGLSDFKLKLATGLTGTIPMSHSQVHLGDTATDFGAKVLDNTVSAILQLREHLNFEHVEQAIDILNNARRIEFYGLGNSNIVAQDAHYKFFRFGIPTIAYGDLYMQAASAALLGKGDVIVAVSKSGRAPELLRVLDVAMQAGAKVIAITSSNTPLAKRATVALETDHIEMRESQLSMISRILHLVMIDILAVGVAIRRAAPNAELAEAMARAKVRAGTSADDEAADVLDWLSHGAAPAAKD, from the coding sequence ATGTCTACTGGTGCGCAAACTAACGTCGCCGCGGCGAGCCAGCACGCCGACGGGCCGCGCCTATTGGCCGACGTCGGCGGCACGAACGCGCGCTTCGCGCTCGAGACGGGCCCGGGCGAGATCACGCAGATCCGCGTGTACCCGGGCGCCGACTATCCGACGCTCACCGACGCGATCCGCAAGTATCTGAAGGACGTGAAGATCGGCCGCGTGAACCACGCGGCGATCGCGATCGCGAATCCCGTCGACGGCGATCAGGTCCGGATGACGAATCACAACTGGAGCTTCTCGATCGAAGCGACGCGCCGCGCGCTCGGCTTCGACACGCTCCTCGTCGTCAACGATTTCACCGCGCTCGCGATGGCGCTGCCGGGCCTCACCGACGCGCAGCGCGTGCAGATCGGCGGCGGCGCGCGCCGGCAAAACAGCGTGATCGGCCTGATGGGACCGGGCACGGGGCTCGGCGTGTCGGGGCTCATCCCGGCCGACGACCGCTGGATCGCGCTCGGCAGCGAAGGCGGCCACGCGACGTTCGCGCCGATGGACGAACGCGAGGATCTCGTGTTGCAGTACGCGCGCCGCAAGTATCCGCACGTGTCGTTCGAGCGCGTGTGCGCGGGCCCGGGCATGGAGATCATCTATCGCGCGCTCGCCGCGCGCGACAAGAAGCGGGCCGCCGCGAACGTCGACACGGCCGACATCGTCGAGCGCGCGCACGCGGGCGATGCGCTCGCGCTCGAGGCGGTCAAGTGCTTCTGCGGAATTCTCGGCACGTTCGCGGGCAACCTCGCGGTGACGCTCGGCGCGCTGGGCGGCATCTACATCGGCGGCGGCGTCGTGCCGAAGCTGGGCGAGCTGTTCATGCGCTCGCCGTTTCGCGCGCGCTTCGAGGCGAAGGGCCGCTTCGAGACCTATCTCGCGAACATCCCGACCTACCTCATCACCGCCGAGTATCCGGCGTTCCTCGGCGTGTCGGCGATCCTCGCCGAGCAGTTGTCGAACCGCACGGGCGGCGCGTCGTCGGCCGTGTTCGAGCGGATCCGGCAGATGCGCGATGCGCTGACGCCCGCCGAGCGCCGCGTCGCCGATCTCGCGCTCAACCATCCGCGCTCGATCATCAACGATCCGATCGTCGACATCGCGCGCAAGGCCGACGTGAGCCAGCCGACCGTCATCCGCTTCTGCCGCTCGCTCGGCTGCCAGGGGCTGTCGGATTTCAAGCTGAAGCTCGCGACAGGCCTGACGGGCACGATTCCGATGAGCCACAGCCAGGTGCATCTCGGCGACACCGCCACCGACTTCGGCGCGAAGGTGCTCGACAACACGGTATCGGCGATTCTCCAGTTGCGCGAGCATCTGAACTTCGAGCACGTCGAGCAGGCGATCGACATCCTCAACAACGCGCGGCGCATCGAGTTCTACGGGCTCGGCAATTCGAACATCGTCGCGCAGGACGCGCACTACAAGTTCTTCCGCTTCGGAATCCCGACGATCGCGTACGGTGACCTGTACATGCAGGCGGCGTCCGCGGCGCTCCTCGGCAAGGGCGACGTGATCGTCGCGGTGTCGAAGTCGGGCCGCGCGCCGGAGCTGTTGCGCGTACTCGACGTCGCGATGCAGGCGGGCGCGAAGGTGATCGCGATCACGTCGAGCAACACGCCGCTCGCGAAGCGCGCGACGGTCGCGCTCGAGACCGATCACATCGAGATGCGCGAGTCGCAGTTGTCGATGATCTCGCGAATCCTGCATCTCGTGATGATCGACATCCTCGCGGTCGGCGTCGCGATCCGCCGCGCCGCGCCGAACGCGGAACTCGCGGAGGCGATGGCGCGCGCGAAGGTGCGCGCGGGCACGAGTGCGGACGACGAAGCCGCCGACGTGCTCGACTGGCTGAGCCACGGCGCGGCGCCTGCGGCAAAAGACTGA
- the pgl gene encoding 6-phosphogluconolactonase has translation MIEVHAFESPRAQSEALAQAVGEALAAALAQRARATLAVSGGTSPRPFLQTLSSAALDWPRIDVTLVDDRWVPDTDNASNAKLVHETLLRNAAAHARFAPLVDLRESPDTQVAALNQSPAHPLPDVAVLGMGEDGHTASIFADAPEWDHAIATTERFVAVHPGAAPHARVSLSLDALKRIDRLFLLIAGSRKREVLEAAAAAPQKNAISQLANDKGTKLDVYWCAN, from the coding sequence GTGATCGAGGTTCACGCTTTCGAAAGCCCGCGCGCGCAATCCGAAGCGCTCGCGCAAGCGGTCGGCGAAGCGCTCGCGGCAGCGCTCGCGCAGCGCGCGCGCGCAACGCTCGCAGTGTCGGGCGGCACGAGCCCGCGGCCGTTCCTGCAAACGCTGTCGAGCGCCGCGCTCGACTGGCCGCGGATCGACGTGACGCTCGTCGACGACCGCTGGGTCCCCGATACCGACAACGCAAGCAACGCGAAGCTCGTACACGAAACGCTGCTGCGAAACGCGGCCGCGCACGCGCGCTTCGCGCCGCTCGTCGACCTGCGCGAGTCGCCCGACACGCAGGTCGCCGCGCTCAATCAGAGCCCCGCGCATCCGCTGCCCGACGTCGCCGTGCTCGGCATGGGCGAGGACGGCCACACCGCATCGATCTTCGCGGACGCGCCCGAATGGGATCACGCGATCGCGACGACCGAGCGCTTCGTCGCCGTCCATCCGGGCGCCGCGCCGCATGCGCGCGTGAGCCTGTCGCTCGACGCGCTGAAGCGCATCGACCGCCTGTTCCTGCTGATTGCGGGAAGCCGCAAGCGCGAGGTGCTCGAGGCGGCCGCCGCCGCGCCGCAGAAGAACGCGATTTCGCAACTCGCCAACGACAAGGGGACGAAGCTCGATGTCTACTGGTGCGCAAACTAA
- a CDS encoding carbohydrate ABC transporter permease produces MAAPLSGNGTSAAAAHRTSPLSAFADRWIPKLVLAPSIAIALVFIYGFIAVTGYLSLTNSRLLPNYGFDGFGRYSDLFQNDVWWTSAANLGWFGVPFIAICVVLGLFLAILLDQKIRNEGALRAVFLYPMALSFIVTGTAWQWVLNPGLGLEKVMHDWGWTSFSFGWLDDPDKAIFCVVIAAVWQSTGFVMALFLAGLRGVDSEIFKAAQVDGATLPTIYRKIVIPSMRPVFFSVLLILCHITIKTFDLVVALTAGGPGTSSSLPAMFMYTYSFNRGQLGVGASSSVMMLATVVAVLVPLMYLESRSTRNAA; encoded by the coding sequence GTGGCTGCCCCTCTTAGCGGAAACGGAACCAGCGCGGCTGCCGCGCACCGCACGTCGCCGCTGTCGGCGTTCGCCGACCGCTGGATTCCGAAACTGGTGCTCGCGCCCAGCATCGCGATCGCCTTGGTTTTCATCTATGGCTTCATCGCCGTCACCGGCTATCTGTCGCTGACGAATTCCCGGCTGTTGCCAAACTACGGCTTCGACGGCTTCGGCCGCTATTCGGATCTGTTCCAGAACGACGTCTGGTGGACGTCGGCCGCGAACCTCGGCTGGTTCGGCGTTCCGTTCATCGCGATCTGCGTCGTGCTCGGTCTCTTTCTCGCGATCCTGCTCGACCAGAAGATCCGCAACGAAGGCGCGCTGCGCGCGGTGTTCCTGTATCCGATGGCGCTGTCGTTCATCGTCACGGGCACCGCGTGGCAGTGGGTCCTGAACCCGGGCCTCGGCCTCGAGAAGGTGATGCACGACTGGGGCTGGACGAGTTTCTCGTTCGGCTGGCTCGACGATCCGGACAAGGCGATCTTCTGCGTCGTGATCGCGGCCGTCTGGCAGTCGACGGGCTTCGTGATGGCGCTCTTCCTCGCCGGCCTGCGCGGCGTCGACAGCGAGATCTTCAAGGCGGCGCAGGTCGACGGCGCGACGCTGCCCACGATCTACCGCAAGATCGTGATTCCGAGCATGCGCCCCGTGTTTTTCTCGGTGCTCCTGATCCTCTGCCACATCACGATCAAGACCTTCGACCTCGTCGTCGCGCTGACGGCGGGCGGGCCGGGCACGTCGTCGTCGCTGCCCGCGATGTTCATGTACACGTATTCGTTCAATCGGGGGCAACTCGGCGTCGGCGCGTCGTCGTCGGTGATGATGCTCGCGACGGTCGTCGCGGTGCTCGTGCCGCTGATGTATCTGGAATCGAGGAGCACCCGCAATGCAGCCTAA
- a CDS encoding amino acid ABC transporter permease, protein MEAFNLIVHSLPILAIGAVLTIKFAVASMMLGLIVGLLVAIVRIGNNKPLSAIAQGYVSVMRGTPLLVQMFVVYYGLPSIGISLDPTSAGILTLTLNAGAYLSESMRGAILGIGRGQWAASHSLGFTHVQTLRHVICPQALRLAVPSLGNTLISLIKDTSLVSVITVTELLRSTQEVIASTFQPLPLYLSAAAIYWVLSTLLARLQGRIETRCALPSTH, encoded by the coding sequence ATGGAAGCGTTCAATCTGATCGTTCACAGCCTTCCCATCCTGGCGATAGGCGCGGTGCTCACGATCAAATTCGCGGTCGCGTCGATGATGCTGGGCTTGATCGTCGGCCTTCTCGTCGCGATCGTGCGCATCGGCAACAACAAGCCCCTGTCCGCGATCGCTCAGGGTTACGTCAGCGTGATGCGCGGCACGCCGCTCCTCGTGCAGATGTTCGTCGTCTACTACGGACTGCCCAGCATCGGCATCTCGCTCGATCCGACCTCCGCTGGCATCCTCACACTCACGCTCAACGCGGGCGCGTACCTGTCGGAAAGCATGCGCGGCGCGATCCTCGGCATCGGCCGCGGCCAGTGGGCCGCATCGCACAGTCTCGGCTTCACGCACGTGCAAACACTGCGCCATGTGATCTGCCCGCAGGCGCTGCGTCTCGCAGTGCCGAGCCTCGGCAACACGCTGATCAGCCTCATCAAGGACACGTCGCTCGTCTCCGTCATCACCGTCACGGAGCTGCTGCGCTCGACGCAGGAAGTGATCGCGTCAACGTTCCAGCCGCTGCCGCTGTATCTCTCCGCCGCTGCGATCTACTGGGTGCTGAGCACGCTGCTCGCGCGACTGCAGGGCCGCATCGAAACGCGCTGCGCGCTGCCGTCGACGCACTGA
- a CDS encoding transporter substrate-binding domain-containing protein, which translates to MKAFKPMFTSAVAAALVGIATASAHAADLLDSVKQAGVLKIALEGTYPPFDYRNSDGQLEGFDVDVAKAVAARLGVKPQFITTEWSGILAGLQAGKFDVIVNQVGITPARKQALDFSQPYVYSSVQLLQRENDSRAFKSLNDLKGLKAGVVLGSNYADLVKTVPEVGLRTYPGDAEMLSDLATGRIDAAVNDHLMLSYLIKRSHLPLRTGNMIPGADTQMGIPFRKGNPKFAKAIDDALAAMRQDGTLKKISMQWFGSDTTTPNVR; encoded by the coding sequence ATGAAGGCATTCAAACCGATGTTCACGTCAGCAGTCGCCGCCGCGCTCGTGGGCATCGCGACCGCCTCCGCGCACGCGGCCGACCTGCTCGACAGCGTCAAGCAAGCCGGCGTGCTCAAGATCGCGCTCGAAGGCACGTACCCGCCGTTCGATTACCGCAATAGCGACGGCCAGCTCGAAGGATTCGACGTCGACGTGGCGAAGGCCGTCGCCGCGCGGCTCGGCGTGAAGCCTCAATTCATCACGACCGAATGGAGCGGGATCCTCGCCGGCCTGCAAGCGGGAAAGTTCGACGTGATCGTCAACCAGGTTGGGATCACGCCGGCGCGCAAGCAGGCGCTCGACTTCAGCCAGCCGTACGTGTACTCGAGCGTGCAGCTGCTGCAGCGTGAAAACGATTCGCGCGCGTTCAAGTCGCTGAACGACCTGAAGGGCCTCAAGGCGGGTGTCGTGCTGGGCAGCAACTATGCGGATCTCGTGAAGACGGTGCCCGAGGTCGGCCTGCGAACCTATCCCGGCGATGCGGAGATGCTGAGCGATCTCGCAACGGGCCGGATCGACGCGGCCGTGAATGACCACCTGATGCTTTCGTACCTGATCAAGCGCTCGCACCTGCCGCTGCGCACGGGCAACATGATTCCCGGCGCCGACACGCAAATGGGCATTCCGTTCCGCAAGGGTAATCCGAAGTTCGCGAAGGCGATCGACGACGCGCTCGCGGCGATGCGCCAGGACGGCACGCTGAAAAAGATCTCGATGCAGTGGTTCGGCTCCGACACGACAACCCCCAACGTACGTTGA